From a single Columba livia isolate bColLiv1 breed racing homer chromosome 19, bColLiv1.pat.W.v2, whole genome shotgun sequence genomic region:
- the RPL12 gene encoding large ribosomal subunit protein uL11 has protein sequence MPPKFDPNEIKVVYLRCTGGEVGATSALAPKIGPLGLSPKKVGDDIAKATGDWKGLRITVKLTIQNRQAQIEVVPSASALIIKALKEPPRDRKKQKNIKHNGSISFDEVVNIARQMRHRSLARELSGTIKEILGTAQSVGCSIDGRHPHDIIDDINNGAIECPAS, from the exons atGCCGCCCAAGTTCGACCCCAACGAGATCAAAGTCG TGTACCTGCGCTGCACCGGCGGGGAGGTCGGCGCCACCTCCGCTCTGGCCCCCAAGATCGGCCCGCTTGGTCTG TCTCCCAAGAAGGTCGGTGATGACATTGCCAAGGCCACGGGTGACTGGAAGGGGCTGAGGATCACGGTGAAGCTCACCATCCAGAACAGGCAAGCGCAG ATAGAGGTTGTTCCCTCTGCCTCTGCTCTGATTATCAAAGCCCTGAAGGAGCCTCCTCGTGacaggaagaagcagaaaaaca TCAAGCACAACGGCAGCATCAGCTTTGACGAGGTTGTGAACATTGCGCGGCAGATGCGGCACAGATCGCTGGCCCGGGAGCTCTCGG ggaccatCAAGGAGATTCTGGGGACTGCCCAGTCTGTGGGCTGTAGCATCGATGGCAGGCACCCACATGACATCATCGATGACATCAATAATGGTGCAATCGAGTGCCCAGCT AGCTAA